The Methanocella sp. genome includes a window with the following:
- a CDS encoding baseplate J/gp47 family protein, with translation MTFVRKSYNDIVDSILSQITRGIVNEKFEYVAVRPKYRLEYPGAQGIVKVEGTVNGARFLFTKGIDFTFSENSIEWLDKTRPDNHTPFTVYYTIDVPTGITDVNPGSVTRNIVESIAIELDFLYAQMNQVYNSSYIDTASGKALDLVVALLGITRKPAGFAAGEVTFGRNKEPGLTEAPKEALIFDGKGKYQLKSGLVEGIKSVDGEVDGSRIRFTEGTDYRLMGDAIAWMPGGRHPNPGSVYYVDYSVYEKIAIPSGTTVSTYSRNPANVKSFRTTRDVTLDRNAEGRWEVEVPVVALVPGREGNVFLGSINVMPKPVPGIEFVINKHDILSGSDVESDADLRERAKRALEKAGKATLRSLKSAVQGVEGVMGEVVIIDQPDGVPGIIQIIASGGDPREIERIIDDTRSAGIHVEFKRPTTVMLDIRLMVAVEKGVDTADARARVDLAVRNYLGTLNIGDDVMISRIIEAALSVAGVIDAREVTINDKKDNVHIREDERGEYRTVEVFLEA, from the coding sequence ATGACCTTCGTCCGTAAGTCTTACAACGATATCGTGGACTCCATCCTCTCGCAGATTACCCGGGGGATCGTGAACGAGAAGTTCGAGTACGTGGCGGTCAGGCCGAAGTATCGCCTGGAATATCCCGGGGCGCAGGGCATCGTGAAGGTCGAGGGGACCGTGAACGGCGCCCGATTCCTCTTCACAAAGGGCATCGACTTCACGTTCTCCGAGAACTCGATCGAATGGCTCGATAAGACCCGGCCCGATAATCATACTCCATTCACGGTTTATTATACAATCGACGTGCCGACCGGCATCACCGACGTGAACCCCGGCAGCGTGACCCGAAACATCGTAGAGTCCATCGCCATCGAGCTGGACTTTCTGTACGCCCAGATGAACCAGGTGTACAACTCCTCGTATATCGATACGGCCTCCGGCAAGGCCCTGGACCTCGTCGTCGCGCTCCTCGGCATCACGCGTAAGCCGGCCGGCTTCGCGGCGGGGGAGGTCACCTTCGGCCGGAACAAGGAGCCGGGCCTGACTGAGGCGCCCAAGGAAGCCCTCATCTTCGACGGCAAAGGCAAGTACCAGCTAAAGAGCGGCCTTGTCGAGGGGATCAAGAGCGTCGACGGCGAGGTCGATGGCTCTCGCATACGATTTACCGAGGGCACGGACTACAGGCTTATGGGCGATGCGATCGCGTGGATGCCCGGGGGCAGGCACCCCAACCCCGGCTCGGTCTATTACGTGGACTACTCGGTTTACGAGAAGATCGCCATACCCTCCGGCACCACGGTATCCACGTACTCCCGGAATCCCGCAAACGTGAAATCCTTCCGGACCACCCGGGACGTCACGCTGGACAGGAACGCGGAGGGCCGCTGGGAGGTCGAAGTGCCCGTGGTCGCCCTCGTGCCTGGCCGGGAAGGAAACGTTTTCCTGGGCAGCATCAACGTGATGCCCAAGCCTGTCCCTGGCATCGAGTTCGTGATCAATAAGCACGATATCCTCAGCGGTTCCGACGTGGAGAGCGACGCGGACCTCCGGGAACGGGCCAAGCGTGCCCTGGAAAAGGCCGGAAAGGCCACCCTGAGGTCGTTGAAGTCCGCGGTGCAGGGTGTCGAGGGCGTCATGGGCGAGGTCGTGATCATCGACCAGCCCGACGGCGTGCCCGGGATCATCCAGATCATCGCCAGTGGCGGCGACCCCCGGGAGATAGAGCGCATCATCGACGATACCCGCTCCGCCGGCATCCACGTCGAGTTCAAGCGCCCGACCACCGTGATGCTGGATATTCGCCTGATGGTGGCCGTCGAGAAAGGGGTCGACACGGCGGACGCGAGGGCCAGGGTGGATCTGGCGGTGCGGAACTACCTGGGAACGCTGAACATCGGCGACGACGTCATGATCAGCCGGATCATCGAGGCGGCGCTGAGCGTCGCGGGCGTGATAGATGCCCGCGAGGTCACGATCAACGATAAGAAGGATAACGTGCACATCAGGGAGGACGAGCGGGGCGAATACCGCACCGTCGAGGTCTTCCTGGAGGCCTGA
- a CDS encoding GPW/gp25 family protein, whose product MSDAELYGSDIRLNLETSTDYVGMGADLSVNRKGDIQTISGRENLGQALLQRLLTRRGELASLGHPWYGSRLHELIGRPNNQETRDLVRLYAKECVKQEPRVREIVEITVSPQGGNPNGVVLDITVVPIKSNIPMNLIFPFYLEMS is encoded by the coding sequence ATGTCAGACGCGGAATTATACGGAAGCGATATCAGGCTCAACCTGGAGACGAGCACGGACTATGTCGGCATGGGCGCCGACCTCTCCGTCAACCGGAAGGGCGACATCCAGACGATCTCGGGCCGCGAGAACCTGGGGCAGGCCCTCCTGCAGCGCCTTCTCACCCGAAGGGGCGAGCTGGCGAGCCTGGGACATCCCTGGTATGGCTCCAGGCTGCACGAGCTGATCGGTCGGCCGAATAACCAGGAAACGCGGGACCTGGTGAGGCTCTATGCCAAGGAATGCGTCAAGCAGGAGCCGCGAGTGAGGGAGATCGTGGAAATAACGGTCAGTCCGCAGGGCGGCAACCCGAATGGCGTGGTGCTGGACATAACCGTTGTTCCGATCAAGAGCAATATCCCGATGAACCTCATATTCCCCTTTTACCTGGAGATGAGCTGA
- a CDS encoding PAAR domain-containing protein, producing MGQMAARVGDMTSHGTPLGPGPGCPTVLIGGMPAWRAGVDNHVCPLSNGPSPHVGGVVAMGSATVMIGGAPAARMGDMITEAGGPNSITVGCPTVMIG from the coding sequence ATGGGACAGATGGCGGCAAGGGTGGGCGACATGACGAGCCACGGGACGCCCCTGGGCCCGGGGCCCGGGTGCCCGACCGTGCTGATCGGCGGCATGCCGGCGTGGCGAGCGGGGGTGGATAACCACGTATGCCCGCTGTCGAATGGCCCCTCACCCCACGTGGGCGGCGTCGTGGCCATGGGAAGCGCCACCGTCATGATCGGGGGCGCGCCGGCGGCCCGCATGGGAGACATGATCACAGAGGCGGGCGGGCCGAACTCGATCACGGTCGGCTGCCCGACGGTAATGATTGGATAA